TTTCACACAGGTGACCTGGGAAGAACCCCCGGTTCCCTACAATTACACCAAGCTTTGTTCGTTTTATTTCTTTCCGTGCCATAGCTCGTATCCTCCAAAGGGAATTAATTCCCGGAATTTATAATGGTTCATTTATTTGAATATTGAATTATTGGTTTATTAGTCTGTTCTGTCCGTCATTTTGTCAATTTGTCTGCTGGTCCTGCCCATATCCCCGGCTTTTCTTCCCAGCTCCAGCCATTCAATTGCCTGCCGAGAGGGAGTCGCTCCCAGCCGGAACTAACTCTTGCTTGGATAGTCTCCCAAGGTTTGATACCGCTAGTTGCGCTTAGGTGCTCAACGCTAAAGGCACCGACCGCCACAGCTCCGTTCATCGTATCCTCAGGTCCCAGATTAAGGAGAAGACCATGAATGAAACCTGCGATTGTACAATCTCCGGCCCCAGTTGTGCCTGCTACTTGGGTCCGATAACAAGGCGCCCATAGCTCCCTATTGCTCCATTCGTCGTGCCATTCCGGTGTCAAATGGTTTGCGTGATCCAACAAAAGCTGCTGAGAAGTGCGCATATACAATCCCGATGCACCAAGCTTAAGCACAACCATGCCGCAGCCTAATGCGAGAAGACTATCGGCAAGCTCTTGAATCGTTTCCACAGATACCAAGTCGCAAAGCTCTTCGCCTGTGTGGGCTAATTGCTCATACAGCTCGCGATTAACCATCATTAGCATTTCTTCGAGGCTAGGCATGAAAACATCAACATAGGGAAGTGATTTCGTTAATATGCTGATCCAATCTGCTGACAAAGCGGCAGTTCCTTTTCCGGGCATCGCCATGTCAAGTGAGACGATCATTCCTTTTTCTTGAGCAGTACGAAGAATGCTGGACAGACGATCTCCACTGTCGGCATACATGCCCTTCATCAGTGGGGGATAGCCGAAATGGAAATGGCGGGCTCCATTACTCTGTTCCCAAGCAACATCAAGCTCTGAAAATGTATCATTTGTTCCAGGACAGTGTAGGAAAGTGCGATCTATTCCAGGAGGATTGACAACAAGAGTATAGGAGCTTGTTTCCCCAGTCGCTTGAATGATGCCCTCTGTAAGCACGGGATCAATACCTCTTAGCAAGTTAAGTGTCAAGCTTCCAAGGAAATCGTCACTTACCTTTCC
This portion of the Cohnella abietis genome encodes:
- a CDS encoding carbohydrate kinase family protein, which produces MSNNKRSTETTDVLVCGHISVDIIPRFHRLGEPSSSQLTPGSLIEVGEAQFCTGGSVSNTGIALHQLGTNVRLNGKVSDDFLGSLTLNLLRGIDPVLTEGIIQATGETSSYTLVVNPPGIDRTFLHCPGTNDTFSELDVAWEQSNGARHFHFGYPPLMKGMYADSGDRLSSILRTAQEKGMIVSLDMAMPGKGTAALSADWISILTKSLPYVDVFMPSLEEMLMMVNRELYEQLAHTGEELCDLVSVETIQELADSLLALGCGMVVLKLGASGLYMRTSQQLLLDHANHLTPEWHDEWSNRELWAPCYRTQVAGTTGAGDCTIAGFIHGLLLNLGPEDTMNGAVAVGAFSVEHLSATSGIKPWETIQARVSSGWERLPLGRQLNGWSWEEKPGIWAGPADKLTK